Proteins from one Acidiphilium multivorum AIU301 genomic window:
- a CDS encoding sugar-binding transcriptional regulator, which translates to MARSSRRLGNDDMELATRVAWLYYECSMTQSEIGAALGMPQTRVQRLIARAMASGIVRISIGGAVASCVTLERRLTERYGLDFCRVVPTPPDPEGLFSALGRAGADYLAEVFETRRHTVFGVGHGRTVAAAVDHLEAVPFPELTVVSVLGDVPRRVGTNPFDVVHALAQKTGAAAYLPPVPFYANTPEDRAVLFRQRGVADAFRLAADAGLFLLGIGEVKPSAFLGMSGMVLEAEFAAARRDGAVAELLGTFFDAAGQRVETELQDRVIAIDPEVMRGREVIAMAGGTAKRRAIDAALKSGIVTAFITDEETASALADDMSSPDTSEDQTREWEDQ; encoded by the coding sequence GTGGCACGGTCCAGCCGACGATTGGGCAACGACGATATGGAACTCGCCACACGGGTGGCGTGGCTCTACTACGAGTGCTCGATGACCCAGTCGGAAATCGGTGCCGCGCTGGGTATGCCGCAGACGCGCGTCCAGCGATTGATCGCGCGGGCGATGGCGAGCGGCATTGTCCGTATCTCGATCGGCGGTGCGGTTGCGTCCTGTGTGACGCTCGAGCGGCGGCTTACCGAACGCTACGGGCTCGATTTCTGCCGGGTCGTGCCGACGCCGCCCGACCCCGAGGGGCTTTTTTCCGCACTCGGGCGTGCCGGCGCCGACTATCTCGCCGAAGTATTCGAAACCCGCCGCCACACCGTATTCGGTGTTGGCCACGGACGAACGGTTGCCGCGGCGGTCGATCATCTCGAAGCCGTGCCGTTTCCCGAACTGACCGTGGTCTCCGTGCTCGGTGATGTGCCGCGCCGCGTCGGCACCAACCCGTTCGACGTGGTTCATGCCCTTGCACAGAAGACGGGCGCTGCCGCCTATCTGCCGCCCGTTCCGTTCTATGCCAACACGCCGGAGGACCGCGCCGTGCTGTTTCGTCAGCGCGGCGTCGCCGACGCGTTCCGTCTCGCGGCGGATGCGGGGCTGTTTCTGCTGGGCATCGGCGAGGTCAAGCCATCGGCCTTTCTCGGGATGAGCGGCATGGTGCTCGAAGCTGAATTCGCCGCTGCGCGGCGGGATGGCGCCGTGGCCGAACTGCTCGGCACCTTTTTCGATGCTGCGGGCCAGCGAGTCGAAACCGAATTGCAGGATCGTGTCATCGCCATCGATCCCGAGGTGATGCGCGGCCGCGAAGTGATCGCGATGGCGGGTGGAACTGCCAAGCGCCGCGCGATCGATGCCGCACTGAAGAGCGGCATCGTTACGGCATTCATTACCGATGAAGAAACTGCCTCGGCGCTTGCCGACGACATGTCGTCGCCGGACACCTCCGAGGACCAGACCAGAGAATGGGAGGACCAATGA
- a CDS encoding ABC transporter substrate-binding protein, with protein sequence MTDKIKDLAADFVNGNISRRDFARRAGALGVGAAAVNFALGGAVTQAMAADFNWQAHKGKKLRLLLNKHPYADAMIADLAHFKAMTGIDVEYDIFPEDVYFDKVTAALSSHSNRYDVLMTGAYQTWQYGPARWLVDMNEYLKDSSKTAPNYDFNGIIENLRKSDAWSGKPGEALGSKNAKQWAIPLGFELYNISYNKRIFDKLKLEPPKNLPDMIEIGTKITKDAGGAYGVSVRGSRSWATIHPGYLSAYTNYGAKDFDVSAKGMKSVVNSAQSKEMNKLWVEMIQKCGPKNWATYTWYEVAQDLGAGRCGMIYDANIIGFFENGPGNKESGHIGYAPFVPNPKMDHSTSNVWIWSLAMSSFSHQKDAAWYFIQWASGKNFGIFGGVKKQLVDPVRETTWKDPAFKARLDKNYPGFYSAFEKSLPDAKIYFTPQPLFFNVTTEWAAALQRMVAKEVSVDEGLDKLAAHIDHEMKSAGI encoded by the coding sequence ATGACTGACAAGATCAAGGATCTAGCCGCCGATTTCGTGAACGGCAACATCTCTCGCCGCGATTTCGCGCGGCGTGCGGGCGCGCTCGGCGTCGGTGCCGCTGCCGTGAATTTCGCCCTGGGCGGGGCAGTCACGCAGGCGATGGCCGCGGACTTCAACTGGCAGGCTCACAAGGGCAAGAAGCTGCGCCTGCTTCTCAACAAGCATCCCTATGCCGACGCGATGATCGCCGACCTCGCGCATTTCAAGGCGATGACCGGGATCGATGTGGAGTACGACATCTTTCCGGAAGACGTGTATTTCGACAAGGTGACGGCGGCACTCTCCTCGCATTCGAACCGTTACGACGTGCTGATGACCGGCGCCTACCAGACCTGGCAATATGGCCCGGCGCGATGGCTTGTCGACATGAACGAATACCTCAAGGATTCGTCGAAGACCGCGCCGAATTACGACTTCAACGGCATCATCGAAAATCTCCGCAAGTCCGATGCGTGGTCCGGCAAGCCGGGTGAGGCCCTGGGCAGCAAGAACGCCAAGCAATGGGCGATACCGCTCGGGTTCGAGCTCTACAACATCAGCTACAACAAGCGTATCTTCGACAAGCTCAAGCTGGAGCCGCCGAAGAACCTGCCGGACATGATCGAGATCGGCACGAAGATCACCAAGGATGCCGGCGGCGCCTACGGTGTCTCCGTGCGTGGCAGCCGGTCCTGGGCAACGATCCATCCTGGTTATCTCTCGGCCTACACCAATTACGGCGCGAAGGATTTCGACGTTTCCGCGAAGGGCATGAAATCGGTCGTCAATTCCGCGCAGAGCAAGGAGATGAACAAGCTCTGGGTCGAGATGATCCAGAAATGCGGTCCAAAGAACTGGGCGACCTATACGTGGTACGAAGTCGCGCAGGATCTCGGCGCCGGCCGCTGCGGCATGATCTACGATGCCAATATCATCGGCTTCTTCGAGAACGGTCCCGGCAACAAGGAATCCGGCCATATCGGTTACGCGCCCTTCGTGCCGAATCCGAAGATGGACCACTCCACCTCCAATGTCTGGATATGGTCGCTGGCGATGAGCAGCTTCTCGCACCAGAAGGATGCCGCCTGGTATTTCATCCAGTGGGCGAGCGGCAAGAATTTCGGGATCTTTGGCGGCGTCAAGAAGCAGCTTGTCGATCCCGTGCGTGAAACCACCTGGAAGGATCCCGCCTTCAAGGCGCGGCTCGACAAGAATTATCCAGGCTTCTACAGCGCATTCGAAAAATCGCTACCCGACGCCAAGATCTACTTCACCCCGCAGCCGCTCTTCTTCAATGTCACCACCGAGTGGGCGGCGGCGCTGCAGCGCATGGTCGCCAAGGAGGTCAGCGTTGATGAGGGCCTCGACAAGCTCGCCGCGCATATCGATCACGAAATGAAGAGCGCCGGAATCTGA
- a CDS encoding carbohydrate ABC transporter permease produces MSETVIDGQTHPARVTRRGTVLPYLLSLPALLVCIGILVPFFTAAYYSLEAYNMAFPAGRHFVGIGNYIDLFTSSDFLHTIAVSMIYMGASVILELLLGLGIAMLLRERTRINNIISVALLLPLMVAPVIASLIWKLMTNPNFGVYAWIVNGLGFTGFRWASDPSTAMFSVVLIDIWVNTPFIMILLLAGLRSLPTQPFEAARLDGVPARFVFFRITLPMLMPYIITATLFRLLSAIQEFSIVYGMTQGGPGNALMVFQVRAYVDFYQNTNVGRSAAILMVLWAITFVLSKLFVNQWHKMRERNHAGA; encoded by the coding sequence ATGTCCGAGACCGTCATTGATGGGCAAACGCATCCTGCCCGCGTCACCCGGCGCGGCACGGTGCTGCCCTATCTGCTCAGCCTGCCGGCGCTGCTCGTCTGCATCGGCATTCTCGTCCCGTTTTTCACGGCGGCGTATTACAGCCTGGAAGCCTATAACATGGCGTTTCCGGCCGGCCGGCATTTCGTGGGGATCGGCAACTACATAGATCTCTTCACAAGTTCCGACTTTCTCCACACGATCGCGGTTTCCATGATCTACATGGGCGCCAGCGTCATTCTCGAACTTCTGCTCGGCCTCGGAATCGCGATGCTGCTGCGCGAGCGCACACGCATCAACAATATCATCTCGGTCGCGCTGCTGCTGCCGCTGATGGTGGCGCCGGTCATCGCCTCGCTGATCTGGAAGTTGATGACCAATCCGAATTTCGGGGTCTATGCCTGGATCGTCAACGGACTTGGGTTCACCGGCTTCCGCTGGGCCTCCGACCCGAGCACGGCCATGTTCAGCGTCGTGCTGATCGATATCTGGGTGAACACCCCGTTCATCATGATCCTGTTGCTCGCCGGGCTGCGTTCGCTGCCGACCCAGCCTTTCGAGGCCGCCCGGCTCGATGGCGTGCCCGCGCGCTTCGTCTTCTTCCGGATCACGCTGCCGATGCTGATGCCCTACATCATCACGGCGACGCTCTTCCGCCTGCTGTCGGCCATCCAGGAATTCTCGATCGTTTACGGCATGACGCAGGGTGGGCCTGGCAATGCGCTGATGGTGTTCCAGGTGCGCGCCTATGTCGATTTCTACCAGAACACGAATGTCGGCCGTTCGGCTGCGATCCTGATGGTGCTGTGGGCCATTACCTTCGTGCTCTCCAAGCTCTTCGTCAATCAATGGCACAAGATGCGGGAAAGGAACCATGCCGGTGCATGA
- a CDS encoding carbohydrate ABC transporter permease, whose protein sequence is MPVHDRSLRLLRGAALTLIVLFFMFPIFWIAVMSLQTNSQILSLPPKLVFSPTLSNYIALITGRLSTSVGQLNIAFMHNLFNSFLLSSCSVVLALILGVPAAYAFARFKFRLGEDMAFTLLSLKFAPPLLVLLPLSLEFQQIGLDNTYAGLIWIYQLITLPLILWIVRGYFEDVSPDIENAYRVDGHSWFRGFVKIAIPLAGPGIAAAGLLSFIFAWNNFIFALVLASGSKQPVTVGALAFVTASGIQYGQIAAAVVLSIIPTFAIALYAQRWLVEGLSLGAVKG, encoded by the coding sequence ATGCCGGTGCATGACCGCTCCCTGCGGCTGCTTCGTGGCGCCGCTCTCACGCTCATCGTCCTGTTCTTCATGTTTCCGATCTTCTGGATCGCGGTCATGTCGTTGCAGACGAATTCGCAGATTCTCTCGCTGCCGCCGAAGCTGGTCTTCAGCCCGACGCTCTCGAACTACATCGCGCTGATCACCGGCCGGCTCAGCACCTCCGTCGGCCAGTTGAACATCGCCTTCATGCACAACCTGTTCAACTCGTTCCTGCTGTCGTCCTGTTCGGTGGTGCTCGCGCTCATCCTCGGCGTTCCCGCCGCCTATGCCTTCGCGCGCTTCAAGTTCCGCCTCGGGGAGGACATGGCCTTCACGCTGCTCTCGCTGAAATTCGCGCCGCCGCTGCTCGTGCTTCTGCCGCTCTCGCTCGAGTTCCAGCAGATCGGCCTCGACAATACCTATGCCGGGCTGATCTGGATCTACCAGCTCATCACCCTGCCGCTGATCCTCTGGATCGTGCGCGGCTATTTCGAGGATGTCAGTCCGGACATCGAGAATGCCTACCGGGTGGACGGCCATTCCTGGTTCCGAGGCTTCGTGAAGATCGCGATCCCGCTGGCGGGGCCGGGCATCGCGGCGGCGGGCCTGCTCTCCTTCATCTTCGCCTGGAACAACTTCATCTTCGCGCTGGTGCTGGCGTCAGGCTCGAAGCAGCCGGTCACGGTCGGGGCGCTCGCCTTCGTCACCGCGTCGGGCATTCAATACGGTCAGATAGCGGCGGCTGTCGTGCTGTCGATCATTCCGACCTTCGCGATCGCGCTTTACGCGCAGCGCTGGCTGGTCGAGGGGCTGAGCCTCGGGGCGGTGAAGGGATGA
- a CDS encoding ABC transporter ATP-binding protein, which yields MSALSVSGLSVRFGTHEVLRDVALDVAPSERVVLFGPSGVGKTVMLRAIAGLEPNARGRVLLQGRDVSDAAPEARHIGVAFQNFALYPHMSARENIASPLRAQKRDAAEIARRVDAVAELLRIGHVLDHAPRALSNGQKQRTALARALVGEPRLILFDDPLRNVDAKLRYEMRIELPRLLAARETASVYVTQDFREAMAMGERVAVLLDGTIVQCAPAAEVYDNPATIAVARLFGDPPMNLIPARGVAAGGGCRVNVAGLAFGFAAASPAEPVFGVRPEAVTLHDVGSPGRVPARVLAVTPMNERQIVLLRLADGTELVASEAAAPAATELHVGIAPGAGTLFDAASGLAVATSPVAEEVSA from the coding sequence ATGAGCGCGCTCTCGGTTTCAGGATTGTCGGTCCGGTTCGGCACGCACGAGGTGCTCCGCGATGTCGCGCTCGATGTCGCGCCGTCCGAGCGGGTCGTTCTGTTCGGTCCGTCCGGCGTCGGCAAGACGGTGATGCTCCGCGCGATCGCCGGGCTTGAGCCGAATGCGCGCGGTCGTGTGCTGCTACAGGGGCGGGATGTTTCCGATGCCGCACCCGAAGCGCGGCATATCGGCGTCGCCTTCCAGAACTTCGCGCTCTATCCGCACATGTCGGCGCGCGAGAACATCGCGAGTCCGCTGCGGGCGCAGAAGCGCGATGCGGCGGAGATCGCGCGCCGCGTCGACGCGGTGGCGGAATTGCTGCGCATCGGCCATGTGCTCGACCATGCGCCGCGCGCGCTTTCCAACGGGCAGAAACAGCGCACGGCGCTGGCCCGCGCGCTGGTCGGCGAGCCGCGGCTGATCCTGTTCGATGATCCGCTCCGCAACGTCGATGCCAAGCTGCGCTACGAGATGCGGATCGAGCTGCCGCGCCTGCTTGCCGCGCGCGAAACGGCTTCGGTTTATGTGACGCAGGATTTCCGCGAGGCGATGGCGATGGGCGAGCGCGTCGCCGTGCTGCTCGATGGCACAATCGTGCAATGCGCGCCCGCGGCGGAGGTCTATGACAATCCGGCGACGATCGCGGTCGCGCGGCTGTTCGGCGATCCGCCGATGAACCTGATCCCCGCGCGCGGGGTGGCTGCCGGCGGCGGCTGCCGGGTGAACGTCGCGGGTCTCGCTTTCGGTTTTGCCGCGGCATCCCCGGCCGAGCCGGTTTTCGGAGTCCGCCCCGAGGCGGTCACGCTGCACGACGTCGGCAGCCCAGGCCGCGTGCCGGCCCGTGTGCTCGCGGTGACGCCGATGAACGAGCGGCAGATCGTCCTGTTGCGCCTGGCGGACGGCACCGAACTGGTGGCGAGCGAGGCCGCCGCACCCGCCGCGACGGAGCTTCATGTCGGCATCGCCCCCGGGGCGGGCACGCTGTTCGACGCGGCGAGCGGCCTCGCGGTCGCGACATCCCCGGTCGCCGAGGAGGTGAGCGCATGA
- a CDS encoding ABC transporter ATP-binding protein has translation MSLVLENVDKIYGEGSRHPVHAVRTMNLDIADGEIIALLGSSGCGKTSTLRMVAGFETVSHGTINLAGRRIDTLPPARRGVAMAFEGYALYPPLTIAENIGFALRGERRDKAAVEQEVREVADLLEIGPILGRKPNGLSGGQQQRASLARALIRRADLHLLDEPMGQLEPQLRAVLRGRVKARIKERGYTAVLVTHDQGEANAMADRIAVMEAGVLQQFGSPADLRERPANLFVGTFFGEPPMNTLPGRATAQGFEALDEAGAVALRIPAPLPPGIEPGRDVVLGLRPHRLHLGTGAFQGEVVSNQWLGDQAHVAIEAAGRMLIGIHPERFGARLGSTVPFGFDPADLHVFDKASGIALAHGAVS, from the coding sequence ATGAGTCTCGTTCTCGAAAACGTCGACAAGATCTACGGCGAGGGTTCGCGCCATCCCGTCCACGCCGTCCGCACCATGAATCTCGACATCGCGGACGGCGAGATCATCGCGCTGCTCGGCTCATCCGGCTGCGGCAAGACCTCGACGCTGCGTATGGTTGCCGGGTTCGAAACGGTCAGCCACGGCACGATCAATCTGGCCGGCAGGCGGATCGACACGCTGCCCCCCGCCCGCCGCGGCGTGGCCATGGCGTTCGAGGGCTACGCGCTCTATCCGCCGCTGACCATCGCCGAGAATATCGGCTTTGCCCTTCGCGGCGAACGGCGGGACAAGGCGGCGGTGGAACAGGAAGTGCGCGAGGTGGCCGACCTGCTCGAAATCGGCCCGATCCTCGGCCGCAAGCCAAACGGGCTGTCCGGCGGCCAGCAGCAACGCGCTTCGCTTGCCCGGGCGCTGATCCGCCGCGCCGACCTGCACCTGCTCGACGAGCCGATGGGCCAGCTGGAGCCGCAGTTGCGCGCCGTGCTGCGCGGCCGGGTGAAGGCGCGCATCAAGGAGCGCGGCTACACCGCCGTTCTCGTCACCCACGACCAGGGCGAGGCGAACGCGATGGCGGACCGGATCGCGGTGATGGAAGCCGGCGTGTTGCAGCAGTTCGGCTCGCCGGCGGATCTGCGCGAGCGGCCCGCCAATCTCTTCGTCGGCACCTTTTTCGGTGAGCCGCCGATGAACACGCTGCCGGGCCGCGCGACCGCGCAGGGGTTCGAGGCGCTCGATGAAGCCGGCGCGGTGGCGCTGCGGATTCCCGCGCCACTGCCTCCGGGGATCGAGCCGGGCCGTGACGTGGTGCTGGGCCTCAGGCCCCACCGGCTGCATCTCGGCACCGGGGCGTTCCAGGGCGAGGTCGTCTCGAACCAGTGGCTCGGTGATCAGGCGCATGTCGCGATCGAGGCGGCGGGGCGGATGCTGATCGGCATTCATCCCGAGCGTTTCGGCGCGCGTCTCGGCAGCACCGTGCCCTTCGGTTTCGATCCCGCCGATCTGCATGTGTTCGACAAGGCGAGCGGTATCGCGCTCGCGCATGGAGCCGTGTCATGA
- a CDS encoding FGGY-family carbohydrate kinase: protein MTKQVIVALDAGTSVLKAVAFDIEGRPVALESRQNHYVEDGRGGVEQDMEATWDAAAAVIAGLVARLEGAEVVGLAVTGQGDGTWLIDAAGAPVGPALLWLDARAGAIIEDIRADARGRAIFAESGTGPAACQQSGQLLWLRANRPGQLARAATALHCKDWLYFRLTGTRATDPSEGCFTFGSWRSRAYSDTVIDAFGLRPEAGKLPPIVDGVTTHHPLSADAAARLGIPAGTPVVLGYVDVLCSALGAGLYGIDADSGTSIIGSTGMNIRLADDDFERPADAPLSGYRMVFPVPGKTALLQSTLAATLNIDWLVGIAGQALRLAGQEPDSAALLAALDAAVPAAPPAVAVWHPYISAGGERGPFTDARARASLAGIGRGLDLPGMMRSIYEGLALAAADCYAAIGGAPEIISLTGGASRSAAMRQIFAAMLGRKVRIVKEHGSGALGAAMIASVSLGIMPDLATCARAWIAPLLGEPELPDPALMARYEGLLPIYQEARLANAPFWHRFASFGEKFHGG, encoded by the coding sequence ATGACAAAGCAGGTGATTGTCGCGCTCGATGCCGGAACCTCGGTGCTCAAGGCCGTTGCCTTCGACATCGAGGGCCGGCCGGTGGCCCTCGAATCAAGGCAGAACCACTATGTCGAGGACGGGCGTGGCGGTGTCGAGCAGGACATGGAGGCGACCTGGGACGCCGCCGCGGCGGTGATCGCCGGCCTCGTCGCCAGGCTCGAAGGCGCCGAGGTGGTCGGCCTCGCGGTCACCGGGCAGGGTGACGGCACCTGGCTGATCGACGCCGCCGGCGCGCCGGTCGGCCCCGCGCTGCTCTGGCTGGATGCGCGGGCGGGCGCGATCATCGAGGATATTCGCGCCGATGCCCGCGGGCGCGCGATCTTCGCCGAATCCGGCACCGGTCCCGCCGCCTGCCAGCAATCCGGCCAGCTTCTGTGGCTGCGCGCGAACCGCCCCGGACAGCTCGCCCGCGCCGCCACCGCCCTGCACTGCAAGGACTGGCTCTATTTCCGCCTCACCGGCACCCGCGCGACCGACCCCTCCGAAGGCTGCTTCACCTTCGGCTCGTGGCGAAGCCGCGCCTATTCCGACACGGTGATCGATGCATTCGGCCTGCGTCCCGAGGCCGGCAAGCTGCCCCCGATCGTCGATGGGGTGACGACGCATCACCCGCTATCCGCCGATGCCGCGGCCCGGCTCGGCATCCCGGCCGGCACGCCGGTCGTGCTCGGCTATGTCGACGTGCTGTGCAGCGCCCTTGGTGCCGGTCTCTACGGGATCGACGCCGATTCCGGCACCTCGATCATCGGCAGCACGGGCATGAACATCCGCCTCGCCGACGATGATTTCGAACGCCCGGCCGATGCGCCGCTGAGCGGCTACCGCATGGTCTTCCCGGTGCCGGGCAAGACGGCGCTGCTGCAATCCACCCTGGCGGCGACGCTGAATATCGACTGGCTGGTCGGCATTGCCGGGCAGGCCCTGCGTCTGGCCGGGCAGGAGCCGGATTCCGCCGCCCTCCTCGCAGCCCTCGATGCCGCGGTGCCTGCGGCCCCACCGGCGGTTGCGGTCTGGCACCCCTACATCTCGGCCGGCGGCGAGCGCGGCCCGTTCACCGATGCGCGGGCGAGGGCGAGCCTCGCCGGCATCGGCCGCGGGCTCGACCTGCCCGGCATGATGCGCAGCATCTATGAAGGCCTCGCCCTCGCGGCGGCGGACTGTTATGCGGCGATCGGCGGCGCGCCCGAGATCATCAGCCTGACCGGCGGCGCGTCGCGCTCGGCGGCGATGCGGCAGATCTTCGCCGCGATGCTCGGCCGCAAGGTGCGAATCGTCAAGGAACACGGCAGCGGGGCGCTGGGGGCGGCGATGATCGCCTCCGTCTCGCTCGGCATCATGCCCGACCTTGCGACTTGCGCGCGCGCCTGGATTGCGCCGTTGCTCGGCGAACCCGAATTGCCCGACCCGGCGCTGATGGCGCGCTACGAGGGGCTACTCCCCATCTATCAGGAGGCCAGACTCGCCAACGCGCCCTTCTGGCACCGGTTTGCTTCGTTCGGAGAGAAATTCCATGGCGGCTGA
- a CDS encoding 2-hydroxyacid dehydrogenase: MAAEKRDCAVIGDNFMRPEMFARAIAARCGDALALRSMTLPWPDEPMEHGYAKPGMDGLKEYQGDPDEIAAFVGDAEILVTHLAPVSAQMLERMTHLRLIAVSRGGPVNIDMEAARLRQIRVVNTPGRNASAVAEFTIGAILAQTRLIGAGHDSLRRRDWRGDLYRADLTGRELSEMTVGIIGYGQIGTRVVRLLKPFGCRILVHDPYVGLAAADLADGVAPASLETLLAESDVVTLHPRVTAETTGMMNAARLAVMKPGAYLVNTARGPLLDYAALEDALRRGHLAGAALDTFGIEPVPADWGLLDLPNVTLTPHIAGASVKTVTIAAEAAAEELRRFLAGEPPLNPC; the protein is encoded by the coding sequence ATGGCGGCTGAGAAACGCGACTGCGCCGTGATCGGTGACAATTTCATGCGTCCCGAGATGTTCGCGCGCGCCATCGCGGCGCGCTGCGGCGATGCGCTCGCGCTTCGCTCGATGACGCTGCCCTGGCCGGATGAGCCGATGGAGCATGGCTATGCGAAGCCGGGCATGGACGGGCTGAAGGAATACCAGGGTGATCCGGACGAGATCGCCGCCTTCGTGGGCGATGCGGAAATCCTCGTCACCCATCTCGCCCCGGTTTCCGCGCAGATGCTGGAGCGGATGACGCATCTGCGGCTTATCGCGGTATCGCGCGGCGGGCCGGTCAATATCGACATGGAAGCCGCCCGGTTGCGCCAGATCCGCGTCGTCAACACGCCGGGCCGCAATGCCAGCGCCGTTGCCGAATTCACCATCGGCGCCATCCTCGCGCAGACCCGGCTGATCGGCGCGGGGCACGATTCGCTGCGCCGGCGCGACTGGCGCGGCGATCTCTACCGCGCCGACCTCACCGGCCGCGAGCTGTCGGAAATGACCGTCGGCATCATCGGCTATGGTCAGATCGGCACCCGCGTCGTCCGCCTGCTCAAGCCCTTCGGCTGCCGCATCCTGGTGCATGATCCCTATGTCGGGCTCGCTGCGGCGGATCTTGCCGATGGTGTCGCGCCGGCCTCGCTGGAAACGCTGCTGGCCGAATCGGATGTCGTCACCCTGCATCCGCGGGTGACGGCGGAGACGACCGGGATGATGAACGCCGCCCGCCTCGCGGTCATGAAGCCAGGCGCCTATCTGGTCAACACCGCGCGTGGCCCGCTGCTTGACTATGCGGCGCTCGAGGACGCGCTGCGGCGCGGCCATCTCGCGGGCGCGGCGCTCGACACATTCGGCATCGAACCGGTCCCGGCCGACTGGGGCCTGCTCGACCTGCCGAACGTGACCCTGACGCCGCACATCGCCGGCGCCTCGGTGAAGACCGTAACGATCGCCGCCGAGGCCGCCGCCGAGGAACTGCGCCGCTTTCTCGCCGGCGAGCCGCCGCTCAATCCCTGCTGA
- a CDS encoding class II aldolase/adducin family protein yields the protein MSDLDLRKALISACQQMNALGINQGTSGNISVRHGDTMLISPSATPYHLIEPDMIAAMPIEGEYGAWTGKLKPSTEWRFHLDIMRARPEVNAIVHSHPTFATTLAIARRDIEACHYMVAAFGGVDVRCAPYATFGTKELSVHALKALEGRMGCLLANHGMIVLGENLDKAMWRAVELETISRQYYHALVLGKPHILSAADIDATLAQFSGYGLQDDAGADAA from the coding sequence ATGAGCGACCTCGACCTTCGCAAGGCCCTGATCTCCGCCTGCCAGCAGATGAACGCGCTGGGCATCAACCAGGGCACGTCCGGCAACATCAGCGTCCGCCACGGCGACACGATGCTGATCTCGCCCTCCGCCACGCCCTATCACCTGATCGAGCCCGACATGATCGCCGCCATGCCGATCGAGGGCGAATACGGCGCCTGGACGGGCAAGCTGAAACCTTCGACCGAATGGCGCTTCCATCTCGACATCATGCGCGCCCGGCCTGAAGTGAACGCGATCGTCCACAGCCACCCCACCTTCGCCACCACGCTCGCCATCGCCCGGCGGGACATCGAGGCCTGCCACTACATGGTCGCGGCCTTTGGCGGGGTCGATGTGCGTTGCGCTCCCTATGCCACGTTCGGCACCAAGGAGCTTTCGGTGCATGCGCTGAAGGCGCTGGAAGGACGCATGGGCTGCCTGCTCGCCAATCACGGCATGATCGTGCTCGGCGAAAATCTCGACAAGGCGATGTGGCGCGCGGTCGAGCTCGAAACCATTTCGCGGCAGTATTACCACGCGCTCGTGCTCGGCAAGCCGCACATCCTCAGCGCCGCCGACATCGACGCAACGCTGGCCCAGTTCTCCGGCTACGGCCTGCAGGATGACGCCGGAGCCGATGCCGCATGA